In the Chloroflexota bacterium genome, GGCGGGCGATGTAGGGGCGACCCATGTGGGTGCCCTACTGGGCGGGCACGAGGCCTGCCCCTACGGTGAATGCCCTTGTGGGCGGGCGATGTAGGGGCGACCCATGTGGGTGCCCTACTGGGCGGGCACGAGGCCCGCCCCTACAGTGAATGCCCTTCTGGGCGGGCGATGTAGGGGCGACCCATGTGGGCGCCCTACTGGGCGGGCACGAGGCCCGCCCCTACAATGAATGCCCTCGTGGGCGGGCGATGTAGGGGCGACCCGCCGGGTCGCCCCTACTGGGCTTTCGGCCGGCGGATGCGAAAGACGCTTGGCGTAATCACGGCAAATGTCCCTGGTAGTTCCGCTACGTGCTGGTTGATAGCCAAAGCGACTACTTCTGCCTTCTGCGTCGGTGATAGGCCGGCAAGCCGGATAAGTACAATACCAGATGTGAGACGGTGTTGGCGAAATATCAGTTCGCCAAAGTCCTTATCTGCTGTCAGGAGTGGAGCACTCTTCTGATTTGCCAGATCAAGTACCGCATCATCGGAGACCCCGGGCTCCATTTCGGCCACGTAATGTACAAGATGGCCATCCCGTCGAAGGCGATCTACGATCTGACAGTCCACACTCTCGTCGGCTACGAAGTTCATTTAGCAGTTTCACCAATTGGATAGACCACGTCCGCTCTCAATGCCTCAGAGGCGAACGCTAATGCAGCCTGAATGGCCTCGCGAGTTAACCGGGGATGAGCCTCAAGAATCTGCTCGATGGTTTCCCCAGCGGCCAGTTTTTCTAAGATGAGTTCGACGGTGATGCGCGTTCCTGCAATGACAGGTTTCCCCATCATCACGTTCGGGTTCGATACGATCCATTGCTTTTGCATTTCTGCCTCCAAGTCCGTTACCTTTTTGCTGACAACCATCTCTTCAGTCCCCGCTTGCTCCCCGCCCACAGCGCGCCGACCACTACGAACGGCCGTACCAGGAGCCGACAGATTCGCTGCACCGCGGCGGTGGCTTCATAGACCCGGATGTGCAGGATCAGGAGCAGTGGCTTGAGACGCGGCTTGAAATGGCGGTACTCCCGCAACGTGACATAAAGTATCGCCCCTATGCCCAGCCCCAGTCCTGCCACCTCCAGGGCCAGCACAACCAGGGCTACGTCGCGCCAATTGGCGATGGTCATGGGCCACCCCCATCAAATCCTACCGGAGCCTTGCGAAGGTTCCGAACCTTCGCAAGGCTATTCGGGCCCCACCCACCAAGGCCCGTTGGGGTCCTTCAGGTAGGCGTCTATATCGGCTGCGGCCCGTTTGCCCGCGCCCATAGCGCTGATCACTGTGGCCGCGCCGGTTACGATGTCGCCGCCGGCCCACACCCGCTCCATCTTCGTGCGCCCGTTTTCTTCGTTGGCCACCACTGTGCCGTGCTTCGTTCGCTCCAGCCAGGGCGTGTTGCTGAACACCAGCGGGTTGGGTTGCGTACCCAGGGCCATGATCACCGTATCCACTTCCATATCGAACTCCGAGCCCGGCACCGGCACCGGACGCCGCCGACCACTGGCATCGGGTTCGCCCAGTTCCATGCGGATGCAGCGCATCCCGCAGACCCAACCCTTATCGGTGCCGTGGATCTCCACCGGGTTGGTGAGGAAGTCGAAGATAATGCCCTCCTCCTCGGCGTTCGCCACCTCCTCGGCCCGGGCCGGCATCTCCGCCCGCGAGCGACGGTACACGATGTGCACCTCGTCGGCTCCCAAGCGCAGGGCACAGCGCGCTGAGTCCATGGCCACGTTGCCCGCCCCCACCACGGCCACTTTGCGGCCCACATTGATCGGCGTGTCATACTCGGGGAACAGGTATGCTTTCATCAAATTGGTGCGGGTGAGAAACTCGTTGGCGGAATAGACCCCGTTGTAGTTCTCGCCGGGGATGTTCATGAACATGGGCAGCCCGGCGCCCGTGCCCAGGAAGACGGCATCGAAGCCGTCCTTGAGCATCTCGTCAATGGTGTACAGTTTGCCGACCACGGTGTTCAGGCGGATCTCCACGCCCAGGCTCTGGACGTACTCCACTTCGGCGCGGACCACGTCCTTGGGCAGACGGAATTCGGGGATGCCGTAGATGAGCACTCCGCCCGGGGCGTGGAGGGCCTCGAAGATGGTAACTTTGTGGCCCATCTTGGCCAGGTCGCCGGCGGCAGTCAATCCGGCCGGCCCCGCGCCGATGACGGCCACGTGTTTGCCTGTGGGCGGTGCCAGCGGCGGTGTTCTCATCCCTTGCTCGCGCTCCCAGTCGGCCACGAAACGCTCCAATCGCCCGATGGCTACCGGCTCGTGTTTCTTGCCCAAGACACATTGGATCTCGCATTGTGTCTCCTGGGGACAGACGCGCCCGCAGATGGCGGGGAGACTGTTCTTGTCCTTCAGTACCTCCACCGCGCGCCACATATCCTTTTCGCGCAGGGCCAGGATGAACTCGGGGATGCGCACCTGGACTGGGCAACCGGCGATGCATTGGGGTTTCTTACATTGCAGGCAGCGTTCTGCCTCTGCCAGTGCCGTTTCCAAGTCGTAGCCCAGGGCCACCTCGTTGAAGTTGCGGCGGCGCACCCGCGGATCTTGGCGGGGCATCTCATTGCGCGGTGCGATTTCTTTCGGCATGGCGACCCTCCTAATGTACCGTCTCGCGGTGGGCTTCACATAACTGTTGATAGCGTTCCAGGGCCAGTTTCTCCTTGTCCAGGTAGATGCGCTGGCGGGCCATCAGCAGGTCCCAATCCACCTCGTGGCCATCGAACTCCGGGCCGTGCACGCAACAGAAGCGCGTCCGCCCGCCGACCACCACCCGGCAGGCCCCACACATACCGGTGCCGTCCACCATAATGGAGTTCAGACTGACGATGGTCTGGATGCCGAAAGGCTTGGTGGTCAACGAGACGAACTTCATCATAATGGCTGGGCCGATGCCCCACACGCGATGAATGGTCCTCCCACTCTGGCACAGTTCCTTGAGCGGCTCGGTCACCAGGGCCTTACGGGCGTAGGAACCATCGTCGGTGCAGACGATGAGTTCATCGGTAACGGTGCGCATCCGGTCCTCCCAGAAGAGCAGTTCCCTGGTCCGCGCCCCGATGATGCCGATGACGTAATTGCCGGCCTCTTTCAAATCGCGGGCGATGGGGAAAATGGGGGCGATGCCCACCCCGCCGCCGACCATCACCACAGTGCCGTATTTCTCGATCTCGGTGGGCAAGCCCAAGGGGCCGGTGAGACTGGCCAGGCTGTCGCCAACGCCCAGGGTGCTCAACTCGGCGGTGGTCTTGCCGACTACCTGGAAGACGATGGTGAGTTCGCCGCGCTGGCGGTCGTAGTCGGCGATGGTGAGGGGCACGCGCTCGCCGTGCTCACTGACCCGAACGATCACGAACTGGCCGGACTTGCATTTGCGTGCTACCTCAGGTGCTTCCACTACGAATAATTTGGTGACGGGGGCCAGGTCCTCCCTGGCAGTGATTCGATACACGCTGGTGCCTCCTTGCCTGTAGTATATAGGCCCACTGCAATGCGGGCTATCTGTTTGGGAACACAGTCCAGTGGGGAATTATAGGCTGAGAGGGGGAGAGTGTCAAAAAAAGAACCCGCTGGCGCTGGCTCCAGCGGGCAAGAAGTCCACCAGCCGCGATATCGGTGGTGGGGTTGGGGTATTCAGTTCCTGTATGGCCTGCACGATCATGCTGCAGCCGTTGACCAGGAACGATATGCCGATGGCCAGCACGAGAAGGAGTATGAGTATGGTGCGCAATCTTTGGGTATCTTCTCTCATCGTCTAATTCTACCTTGTAGGACAAATTGGCAATTTGTCCTACGGGCGGCTATGGAAAGCCGCCCGACGATCTATCGGGACTTTTCTGGGCCGGGCGGGTTTCCATACCTGCCCGGGATTGCTACTTCGCGTCCCCACCGTATGCGGCGGCTACGGTTGCCGGGCCCCGCCGTCGAATAAATCGCCCGCGGGCGACGGTTACGGTTGTAGGCCCCGCTGTCGAATGGAATTCGACGGCTACGCGTAGAAAGTCCCTGCGGGACTCTTTTGTCGGCGGGGCGGGTTTCCGTACCCGCCCTGCGGCTCGCCGTCCAATGAAATGAAATGGCTCGTGTGTAACGGTTGCCGGGCCCCGCCGAATATGATCGCCCGTATGCGGCGGCTACGGTTGCCGGGCCCCGCCGTCGAATAGAATTCGACGGCTACTATTGGCAAGTCCCTGCGGGACTCTTCTGTCGGCGGGGCGGGTTTCCATACCCGCCCCGGGGGCAACCACGAGGGTTGCCCCTACCGCCTATTTCAACGTGGGGCGGGTTTCCATACCCGCCCTGGGGGGCAACCACAAGGGTTGCCCCCTACGGGCGATTGAAATCGTCCGCCTGTGCGGGCGTTGGCGTCCCCCTGCGGGGACGCCCGGCTGAGGGCCCCCGAGGCCGCGACCTCGGTCGCTGGCTGGGGTTTGTAGGGGTGGGTTTCCATACCCGCCCGGTAGGGGCGACCCGCCGGGTCGCCCCTACTTCGCCGCATTTCTATTTTTGGTGACGTCAGAAACGGGTTCCAGGTTCCCGTTGGTAGGAGTTTCCTCTTTCGCGGCGGGAAGCCGCACTGTAACCCAGGTCCCTTCCCCCAGGCGGCTCTCCACGCGGATGAATCCCCCATGGCGTTTCACCACGCCATAGCAAGTGGCCAGGCCCAGCCCAGCGTGCCCTTCGCCCTTGGTGGTGAAGAAGGGCTCGAAAAGCCGCGCCTTCACCTCCGGCGGCATCCCCACCCCAGTGTCCGCCAGTTCCATCACCACCCAATCGCCATCGGTGCGGGTGCGGATAGACATAGTCCCGCCCTTGGGCATGGCCTCCACGGCATTGGCGATGAGGTTCATGAGCATCTGCTGCAGGTCGGCAGAATGGCCGCGGATGGAGCGAACTAACCCCAGTTGCAGGGATAGATGGATGGTGATGCCCTGCTCTTTTGGGGCGTCGTGCCACTGGGGGCGGGTGGACTGCACCACGTCGCGGATCAATTGGTTGATGCCGATCAACAGCGCGGGTTCCTCCTCGTCTCTGGGGCGATAGAACTCTCGCAGCCGGTTGACAATCCGCGTGGCGTCGAGGACGCCCTGGCGTACCTGCTCCAGGTCGCTGCGCACTTGACTCGGCAAGGCTGGGTCGCGCAGAGCCATCAACAGGAAACCCAACATCGGGGTGAGGGTGTTGTTGAAGTCGTGGACGATGCCCGAGGCCATTTCGCCCAGGGCGCGCAGTCGCTCTACTTTGAGCACCTCTTCTTGGGCCACCTGAAGGCGCTCGTAGGCTGCCTTTAAATCCTCATACATCCGGGCGTTCTGCAAAGCGACGGCGGCCTGGGCTGCCAAAAGGCGGATCAGCGAGACCTCCTCCTCGGTGAAAACGCGCTTTTTCCCGATCTCGTGCACGCCCAATGCGCCGATGATCTGCCCCTGCCACTCCATCGGCACCGCCAGTGCCGAGCCAAAAGACACGCCGTCGTACTGGGGCGATCTCCCCTCCCAGTTGGCGTAATCCTCTACTGTCATTGGCTGGCCGGTCTGCACTACTTTGCCGGCCAGACCCTCGCCTACTTTCAGCCGTGTGCCGATGAACCGGCAGGCCTGGTTGGAAGCGCTGACCAACTCGAGTTCTTGCGCGTCCGGGTAATACAGATCTATGGTGCCGCCATCGGCGCCCAGGAGATCGGCAGCGTGGCGAACGATTTTCTGCAACAACTTCTGGGTATCCAATTGCGAAGTGATGTCCAGGCTGATCTCGTAA is a window encoding:
- a CDS encoding DUF5615 family PIN-like protein, which produces MNFVADESVDCQIVDRLRRDGHLVHYVAEMEPGVSDDAVLDLANQKSAPLLTADKDFGELIFRQHRLTSGIVLIRLAGLSPTQKAEVVALAINQHVAELPGTFAVITPSVFRIRRPKAQ
- a CDS encoding DUF433 domain-containing protein, which translates into the protein MQKQWIVSNPNVMMGKPVIAGTRITVELILEKLAAGETIEQILEAHPRLTREAIQAALAFASEALRADVVYPIGETAK
- the gltA gene encoding NADPH-dependent glutamate synthase, with translation MPKEIAPRNEMPRQDPRVRRRNFNEVALGYDLETALAEAERCLQCKKPQCIAGCPVQVRIPEFILALREKDMWRAVEVLKDKNSLPAICGRVCPQETQCEIQCVLGKKHEPVAIGRLERFVADWEREQGMRTPPLAPPTGKHVAVIGAGPAGLTAAGDLAKMGHKVTIFEALHAPGGVLIYGIPEFRLPKDVVRAEVEYVQSLGVEIRLNTVVGKLYTIDEMLKDGFDAVFLGTGAGLPMFMNIPGENYNGVYSANEFLTRTNLMKAYLFPEYDTPINVGRKVAVVGAGNVAMDSARCALRLGADEVHIVYRRSRAEMPARAEEVANAEEEGIIFDFLTNPVEIHGTDKGWVCGMRCIRMELGEPDASGRRRPVPVPGSEFDMEVDTVIMALGTQPNPLVFSNTPWLERTKHGTVVANEENGRTKMERVWAGGDIVTGAATVISAMGAGKRAAADIDAYLKDPNGPWWVGPE
- a CDS encoding sulfide/dihydroorotate dehydrogenase-like FAD/NAD-binding protein — its product is MYRITAREDLAPVTKLFVVEAPEVARKCKSGQFVIVRVSEHGERVPLTIADYDRQRGELTIVFQVVGKTTAELSTLGVGDSLASLTGPLGLPTEIEKYGTVVMVGGGVGIAPIFPIARDLKEAGNYVIGIIGARTRELLFWEDRMRTVTDELIVCTDDGSYARKALVTEPLKELCQSGRTIHRVWGIGPAIMMKFVSLTTKPFGIQTIVSLNSIMVDGTGMCGACRVVVGGRTRFCCVHGPEFDGHEVDWDLLMARQRIYLDKEKLALERYQQLCEAHRETVH
- a CDS encoding GAF domain-containing protein, with the translated sequence MAKQGKHRKTLHVTSDLDAARSAPPPSETEARLQQRHDQLVALLGVIHELSSSLDTQTILDSIVRRALQLLNADEGTIYLLDSSGQELQPIVAIGEFAAETLAAPVKVGEGITGYVAQTRIGEIVNHAERDPRAKHIPGTPGGEPESLLSAPLLFQDRLIGVITLRRLGEREFELGDLDFLTGLADHAAVALENARMLKEARDRSADLATLHDINLDIASLLVTQKLFEKITRHAAKLLGTEGSTIALYDAGTEEVELVSAYGPDVQFIGTRLKVGEGLDGKVVQTGQPIAVEDYATWNGRSPQFAEAVFGSILAVPMEWQGQVIGVLEAQALRKKRAFSEEEVSLARLLAAQAAVALQNARLLEQTHRRTQELAALYEISLDITSQLDTQKLLQKIVRHAADLLGADGGTIDLYYPDAQELELVSASNQACRFIGTRLKVGEGLAGKVVQTGQPMTVEDYANWEGRSPQYDGVSFGSALAVPMEWQGQIIGALGVHEIGKKRVFTEEEVSLIRLLAAQAAVALQNARMYEDLKAAYERLQVAQEEVLKVERLRALGEMASGIVHDFNNTLTPMLGFLLMALRDPALPSQVRSDLEQVRQGVLDATRIVNRLREFYRPRDEEEPALLIGINQLIRDVVQSTRPQWHDAPKEQGITIHLSLQLGLVRSIRGHSADLQQMLMNLIANAVEAMPKGGTMSIRTRTDGDWVVMELADTGVGMPPEVKARLFEPFFTTKGEGHAGLGLATCYGVVKRHGGFIRVESRLGEGTWVTVRLPAAKEETPTNGNLEPVSDVTKNRNAAK